The Mycolicibacterium mageritense genome contains a region encoding:
- a CDS encoding saccharopine dehydrogenase family protein, whose amino-acid sequence MRILLVGAGGVGAAFCAIAARRDFFEQIVVCDYDESRAKAAADAVGDARFTAAQVDATSADAVAELVRRYGITHVMNAVDPRFVMPIFNGALAGGADYLDMAMSLSQRHPDKPYELTGVKLGDEQFAVAADWQAAGRLALVGIGVEPGLSDVFARYAADHLFSEIDELGTRDGSNLTVDGYDFAPSFSIWTTIEECLNPPVIWESDRGWFVTEPFSEPEVFDFPEGIGPVECVNVEHEEVLLMPRWVDCKRATFKYGLGTEFIDVLKALHKVGLDRTDKVTVGDVRVSPRDVVAACLPNPATLGPQMHGKTCAGLWVTGTGKDGAPRSTYLYHVVDNQWSMAEYGHQCVVWQTAINPVVALELLANGTWSDTGVLGPEAFDAVPFLDLLKDYGSPWGQQELAP is encoded by the coding sequence ATGCGGATCCTCTTGGTGGGTGCCGGCGGCGTGGGTGCTGCGTTCTGCGCGATCGCGGCCCGGCGCGATTTTTTCGAACAGATCGTGGTGTGCGACTACGACGAGAGCCGGGCCAAGGCCGCGGCAGACGCGGTCGGCGACGCGCGGTTCACCGCCGCGCAGGTCGACGCGACGTCTGCCGACGCGGTGGCCGAGCTGGTGCGCCGATACGGCATCACCCATGTGATGAACGCCGTCGACCCGCGCTTCGTGATGCCGATCTTCAACGGTGCCCTGGCAGGCGGTGCCGACTATCTCGACATGGCGATGAGTCTGTCGCAACGTCACCCCGACAAGCCCTACGAACTCACCGGGGTCAAGCTCGGTGACGAGCAGTTCGCGGTTGCCGCCGATTGGCAAGCCGCCGGCCGGCTGGCCCTGGTCGGCATCGGGGTGGAGCCCGGGCTCTCAGATGTGTTCGCGCGCTACGCGGCCGATCACCTGTTTTCCGAGATCGACGAACTCGGCACGCGAGACGGATCCAACCTCACCGTCGACGGCTACGACTTCGCACCGTCGTTCTCGATCTGGACCACGATCGAGGAGTGCCTCAACCCGCCGGTGATCTGGGAGTCCGACCGCGGCTGGTTCGTCACCGAACCGTTCAGTGAGCCAGAGGTTTTCGACTTCCCTGAGGGCATCGGACCGGTCGAATGCGTCAACGTGGAGCACGAGGAAGTGCTGTTGATGCCGCGCTGGGTGGATTGCAAGCGCGCGACGTTCAAGTACGGCCTCGGCACCGAATTCATCGACGTGCTCAAGGCTTTGCACAAGGTCGGGCTCGACCGGACGGACAAGGTCACGGTAGGTGACGTGCGGGTGAGCCCCCGGGACGTGGTGGCGGCCTGCCTGCCGAACCCGGCGACTCTCGGCCCGCAGATGCACGGCAAAACCTGTGCGGGGCTGTGGGTCACGGGCACCGGTAAGGATGGTGCGCCGAGGTCGACGTACCTCTACCACGTCGTCGACAACCAGTGGTCCATGGCCGAGTACGGACACCAGTGCGTGGTGTGGCAGACCGCGATCAATCCCGTTGTGGCACTCGAACTTCTGGCCAACGGCACATGGAGCGACACAGGAGTGTTGGGTCCGGAGGCCTTCGACGCCGTGCCGTTCCTGGACCTGTTGAAGGACTACGGCTCGCCCTGGGGGCAGCAGGAGCTTGCGCCGTAG
- a CDS encoding MFS transporter produces the protein MTSQPDLTRITVWFTAIAAALGTAAIYPLQPAVSDVAAGLDVSIAQVGVALACGPVGYLLGLATLVPLVDRFPPKYVLAAQFAALAVALTANAAAGALWILGIAVGAIGACSTVGAQLSSITARFVPDGRRATALGIVTAGISAGIIGGRIAGGWLTEVSGWRGALLVFALAAAITALVALRTLPDAAGSATGGYLATLRGLPGLYVHFPALRIAAGRGALWFFAFCAMWAGIAVALAQPPFSYSAERIGLYALAGLLGIVATRIAGVWTDRVGARRVMMFGLAIATLGAATLGACLSNAAVTLICLAVFDAGLFAAQVANQSTVLAIDPAAPARFNSAYMVVYFVGGSLGTAFGAAAVGWFGWPATAAVTAAAIAFAMLLTARSADAAARAERQVGVHPLPTTTTTTQLTTYGASSCCPQGEP, from the coding sequence ATGACATCCCAGCCTGACCTGACCCGAATCACCGTGTGGTTCACGGCGATTGCCGCAGCGCTCGGCACCGCCGCGATCTATCCGCTGCAACCGGCGGTATCCGACGTCGCTGCCGGTCTTGATGTCTCGATCGCCCAGGTCGGTGTCGCGTTGGCGTGCGGCCCGGTTGGCTACCTGCTGGGGCTCGCGACGCTGGTACCACTGGTCGACCGGTTCCCACCGAAATACGTGCTCGCCGCGCAGTTCGCCGCTTTGGCCGTGGCCTTGACGGCCAACGCCGCTGCCGGCGCACTGTGGATTCTCGGCATCGCCGTCGGGGCGATCGGCGCCTGTTCCACCGTCGGCGCGCAGTTGAGCTCTATCACGGCGCGCTTCGTCCCGGACGGCAGGCGCGCAACAGCGCTCGGCATTGTGACGGCGGGCATCTCGGCCGGAATCATCGGTGGCCGCATCGCCGGTGGCTGGCTGACCGAGGTGTCCGGATGGCGCGGCGCCCTGCTCGTGTTCGCGCTCGCCGCCGCGATCACCGCGCTTGTCGCGTTACGCACCTTGCCCGACGCGGCCGGTTCGGCCACCGGCGGCTACCTCGCGACGCTTCGCGGCCTCCCCGGCCTGTACGTGCACTTTCCGGCATTGCGTATCGCCGCGGGACGCGGCGCGCTCTGGTTCTTCGCCTTCTGCGCAATGTGGGCCGGTATCGCAGTGGCGCTGGCGCAGCCGCCGTTCTCGTATTCCGCTGAACGGATTGGTCTGTACGCCCTCGCCGGCCTGCTGGGCATCGTCGCGACGCGTATCGCCGGTGTGTGGACGGACCGTGTGGGCGCCCGACGAGTCATGATGTTCGGCCTGGCCATCGCGACCCTCGGCGCGGCCACTCTGGGTGCGTGCCTGTCGAATGCCGCGGTCACGCTGATCTGCCTGGCCGTGTTCGACGCCGGGCTGTTCGCGGCCCAAGTCGCCAATCAGAGCACGGTCTTGGCGATCGACCCGGCCGCGCCCGCGCGGTTCAACAGCGCCTACATGGTGGTGTACTTCGTGGGTGGCAGCCTGGGCACCGCATTCGGTGCGGCCGCCGTGGGATGGTTCGGCTGGCCCGCGACCGCAGCCGTGACCGCCGCGGCGATCGCCTTCGCGATGCTGCTGACCGCACGCAGCGCCGACGCTGCTGCCCGCGCCGAGCGCCAGGTCGGCGTACACCCCCTACCAACCACAACCACCACCACTCAACTGACGACCTACGGCGCAAGCTCCTGCTGCCCCCAGGGCGAGCCGTAG
- a CDS encoding acetyl-CoA hydrolase/transferase family protein has protein sequence MPEELTVEQAVARLSTADTLGIPLGPGQPPAFLRALGEREDWTDLRVYGALLGVGTELFTRPGVHYLSGFFGPFERILRDAGANVEFAPADFRRFAPLLERQAPRVMTTVATPPDADGWCSLSLHAGATVGELRRAGADPQRLLVVEVSDAYPRTFGLGDYRHALHVDEIDVLVRSTDAPLALPGAQPTDVDRAIARHAVEYVPSGATLQTGIGSIPSQIAALLAEGDGGDYGLHSEMFTDGCMQLHRAGKVTNAAKGLFDGVSVTTFAMGSAELYAWLDGTEDVSFLPVEIVNAPEVIGANNDMVTINGALAVDIYGQVVADTIDGGQFSGIGGAEDFVAGAGLELSDRSLICLPSTFEKDGERRSRIVPWFGPGAVITTPRHQVDVIVTEYGAAELEGKSIRERGEALAAIAHPEFRDELLAAAKRVG, from the coding sequence ATGCCAGAAGAGCTCACCGTCGAACAGGCCGTCGCGCGCCTGTCGACCGCTGACACCCTCGGTATCCCACTCGGCCCCGGACAGCCGCCGGCATTCCTGCGCGCGCTCGGTGAGCGTGAGGACTGGACGGATCTGCGCGTCTATGGCGCCCTGCTCGGGGTCGGGACCGAACTTTTCACGCGGCCGGGCGTGCATTACCTGTCCGGCTTCTTCGGTCCGTTCGAACGGATCCTCAGAGATGCCGGAGCCAACGTCGAATTCGCGCCTGCGGACTTCCGCCGGTTCGCCCCGCTGCTCGAACGCCAAGCACCGCGCGTGATGACGACGGTCGCGACGCCCCCCGATGCCGACGGGTGGTGCTCGCTGTCACTGCACGCCGGCGCCACGGTCGGTGAGCTGCGCCGGGCGGGCGCCGACCCGCAGCGACTGCTCGTCGTCGAGGTATCCGACGCTTATCCCCGAACCTTTGGGCTCGGCGATTACCGGCACGCGCTCCATGTCGACGAGATCGACGTCCTGGTGCGCTCGACCGATGCGCCGCTCGCGCTGCCCGGTGCGCAGCCCACCGACGTCGACAGGGCGATCGCGCGGCACGCCGTCGAATACGTTCCGTCAGGCGCCACGCTGCAGACGGGGATCGGCTCGATTCCCAGCCAGATCGCGGCACTGCTCGCCGAGGGTGACGGCGGTGATTACGGCCTGCACAGCGAGATGTTCACCGACGGTTGCATGCAATTGCACCGCGCGGGCAAGGTCACCAACGCCGCCAAAGGCCTGTTCGACGGGGTGAGCGTGACGACGTTCGCAATGGGTTCGGCCGAGCTCTATGCATGGTTGGACGGCACCGAGGATGTGTCGTTCCTACCGGTCGAGATCGTCAACGCACCCGAGGTGATCGGCGCCAACAACGACATGGTCACGATCAACGGTGCGCTCGCGGTCGACATCTACGGCCAGGTCGTCGCCGACACCATCGACGGCGGCCAGTTCAGCGGAATCGGCGGCGCCGAGGATTTCGTCGCCGGCGCCGGACTCGAGCTGTCGGACCGCTCGTTGATCTGTCTGCCCTCGACGTTCGAGAAGGACGGTGAGCGCCGGTCGCGAATCGTGCCGTGGTTCGGGCCCGGTGCGGTGATCACGACGCCGCGCCATCAGGTCGACGTGATCGTCACCGAATACGGCGCAGCCGAACTGGAGGGCAAGAGCATTCGGGAGCGCGGCGAGGCACTCGCTGCCATCGCGCATCCCGAGTTCCGCGATGAGCTGCTGGCGGCTGCGAAACGGGTCGGCTGA
- a CDS encoding amino acid ABC transporter ATP-binding protein, whose product MTENRIEAQDVRKAFGDNEVLKGVSFTVPRGSATTIIGPSGSGKTTLLRALNALDVPDAGVIKVGEVELDFSKPVTKDQLRRYRAQSGFVFQAHNLFPHKTVLQNITEGPLVVQKRPRDEVESEATELLSQVGLADKRDQYPFQLSGGQQQRVGIARALALKPKVVLFDEPTSALDPELVGEVLSVIRDLAVEGWTLVIVTHEIQFAKQVSDQVLFTDGGVILEQGPPAAVIGDPQEDRTRQFLQRILNPL is encoded by the coding sequence ATGACCGAGAACCGGATCGAAGCCCAGGACGTCCGGAAGGCGTTCGGCGACAACGAAGTCCTCAAAGGAGTTTCGTTCACCGTGCCGCGGGGCTCCGCGACGACCATCATCGGCCCATCGGGTTCGGGCAAGACCACGCTGCTGCGCGCACTCAATGCGCTGGACGTGCCCGACGCCGGCGTGATCAAGGTCGGTGAGGTCGAACTGGACTTCTCGAAACCCGTCACGAAGGACCAGTTGCGTCGTTACCGCGCGCAGAGCGGGTTCGTGTTCCAGGCGCACAACCTCTTTCCGCACAAGACGGTGCTGCAGAACATCACCGAGGGACCGCTGGTGGTGCAGAAGCGCCCCCGTGACGAGGTGGAGTCGGAGGCTACCGAACTACTGAGCCAGGTCGGCCTGGCAGACAAGCGCGATCAGTATCCGTTCCAGCTTTCGGGTGGGCAGCAGCAACGCGTCGGCATCGCCCGGGCCTTGGCACTCAAGCCCAAGGTCGTGTTGTTCGACGAGCCGACCTCGGCGTTGGACCCGGAGCTGGTCGGCGAGGTGCTCTCGGTGATCCGGGATCTCGCAGTCGAAGGCTGGACGCTGGTGATCGTGACGCACGAAATCCAGTTCGCCAAACAGGTTTCGGATCAAGTGCTCTTCACCGACGGCGGAGTGATCCTGGAGCAGGGCCCGCCCGCCGCGGTGATCGGCGACCCGCAGGAAGATCGCACGCGCCAATTCCTGCAACGCATCCTCAACCCGCTCTAG
- a CDS encoding ABC transporter permease subunit (The N-terminal region of this protein, as described by TIGR01726, is a three transmembrane segment that identifies a subfamily of ABC transporter permease subunits, which specificities that include histidine, arginine, glutamine, glutamate, L-cystine (sic), the opines (in Agrobacterium) octopine and nopaline, etc.), translating into MRYSLRRALLAIVILGALLTAGCGSSGGGDNPLKSAGVLRVGTEGTYAPFSYHDPKTGELVGYDVDVAKAVGEKLGVRVEFVETPWDSMFAALEANRFDVVANEVTINPERQGKYDLSQPYSVGEGVIVTRADDNSITSLADLKGKTAAESATSNWSEVARKAGARVETVEGFTQAITLLNQGRVDVVVNDSIAVYAYLAETGDKSVKIAGTVGEKSEQGFAARKDSGMLPELNDAIGQLRADGTLAKISQRYLKADATGAPSENPIRAAGVLRVGTEGVYSPFSYHDPATGKLVGYDVDVAKAVGEKLGVPVEFVETPWDSIFAALEAKRFDIVANEVTITPERQGKYDLSQPYSVGEGVIVTRADDDSIKTLDDVKGKTAAENATSNWSEIARKAGADVEAVEGFTQAITLLNQGRVDVVINDSIAVYAYLAETGDKSIKISGTVGEKSEQGFAARKNSGLLPELNGALDELRADGTLAEISQRYLKTDATGAAPGTGHDGQNSQAPQVRSAWQLILDNLWPLAKAAITATIPLTIISFAIGLVIALGVALARLSSNVVLSNIARFYISIIRGTPLLVQLFIVFFALPEFGVKIDPFPAAVIAFSLNVGGYAAEIIRSAIQSIPKGQWEAAETIGLSYVGALRRIILPQATRVAVPPLSNTLISLVKDTSLASTILVTELLRQAQIVAAPTFEFFALYGTAAVYYWVICLVLSFGQSRIERRLERYVAR; encoded by the coding sequence GTGAGGTACTCCCTGCGGCGGGCCCTGCTCGCGATCGTCATCCTCGGTGCGCTGCTGACCGCCGGATGCGGATCTTCGGGCGGCGGCGACAACCCCCTCAAGTCCGCCGGTGTGCTCCGCGTCGGCACCGAGGGCACGTATGCGCCGTTCAGCTACCACGATCCCAAGACCGGTGAACTCGTCGGCTACGACGTCGACGTCGCCAAGGCTGTCGGCGAGAAGCTGGGCGTGCGTGTCGAATTCGTCGAGACACCGTGGGACTCGATGTTCGCGGCGCTGGAGGCCAACCGGTTCGACGTGGTGGCCAACGAAGTCACGATCAACCCGGAGCGTCAGGGCAAATATGATCTGTCCCAGCCGTATTCGGTGGGCGAGGGGGTGATCGTCACCCGCGCGGACGACAATTCGATCACCTCGCTCGCCGACCTCAAGGGCAAGACCGCCGCCGAGAGTGCCACCAGCAACTGGTCGGAGGTTGCGCGCAAGGCTGGAGCGCGCGTCGAGACCGTGGAAGGTTTCACGCAGGCCATCACGCTGCTCAACCAGGGCCGCGTCGACGTCGTCGTCAACGACAGCATCGCGGTCTACGCCTACCTCGCCGAGACCGGCGACAAGTCGGTCAAGATCGCGGGCACCGTCGGCGAGAAGAGCGAACAAGGGTTCGCGGCCCGCAAGGACAGCGGCATGCTGCCCGAACTCAACGACGCGATCGGCCAGCTCCGCGCAGACGGCACGCTGGCCAAGATCTCTCAGCGCTACCTCAAGGCGGATGCGACCGGCGCGCCGTCGGAGAATCCGATCCGGGCGGCCGGAGTGTTGCGCGTCGGTACCGAGGGCGTGTACTCGCCGTTCAGCTACCACGATCCCGCGACCGGCAAGCTCGTCGGCTACGACGTCGACGTCGCGAAGGCCGTCGGCGAAAAGCTCGGTGTGCCGGTGGAATTCGTCGAGACGCCGTGGGACTCGATCTTCGCCGCGTTGGAGGCCAAGCGATTCGACATCGTCGCCAACGAAGTCACCATAACGCCGGAGAGACAGGGGAAGTACGACCTGTCGCAGCCCTACTCGGTCGGCGAGGGGGTGATCGTCACCCGCGCCGACGACGACTCCATCAAGACGCTTGACGACGTCAAGGGCAAGACCGCCGCGGAGAACGCCACCAGCAACTGGTCGGAGATCGCACGCAAGGCCGGGGCCGACGTCGAGGCCGTCGAGGGCTTCACGCAGGCCATCACGCTGCTCAACCAGGGCCGCGTCGACGTCGTCATCAACGACAGCATCGCCGTCTACGCCTACCTCGCCGAGACCGGCGACAAGTCGATCAAGATCTCAGGCACTGTCGGTGAGAAAAGCGAACAGGGCTTCGCGGCCCGCAAGAACAGTGGCCTGCTGCCCGAACTGAACGGGGCGCTCGACGAGCTCCGCGCCGACGGCACCCTGGCCGAGATCTCCCAGCGCTACCTCAAGACCGATGCCACCGGTGCCGCGCCGGGTACCGGGCACGACGGGCAGAATTCGCAGGCGCCGCAGGTCCGGTCGGCGTGGCAGCTGATCCTGGACAACCTCTGGCCGCTGGCCAAGGCCGCCATCACGGCAACCATCCCGCTGACCATCATCAGCTTCGCGATCGGTCTGGTGATCGCGCTGGGGGTCGCGCTGGCCCGACTGTCGTCGAACGTGGTGCTGAGCAACATCGCCCGTTTCTACATCTCGATCATCCGCGGCACCCCACTGCTGGTGCAGCTGTTCATCGTGTTCTTCGCGCTGCCGGAGTTCGGGGTGAAGATCGACCCGTTCCCTGCCGCGGTGATCGCGTTCAGTCTCAACGTGGGTGGCTACGCGGCCGAGATCATCCGCTCGGCCATCCAGAGCATCCCGAAGGGCCAGTGGGAGGCCGCCGAGACGATCGGGCTCAGCTACGTCGGAGCGCTGCGGCGCATCATCTTGCCGCAGGCCACCCGGGTAGCGGTGCCGCCGTTGTCCAACACGCTGATCTCTCTGGTCAAAGACACATCGCTGGCCTCGACGATTCTGGTGACCGAACTTTTGCGGCAGGCACAGATCGTGGCGGCACCGACGTTCGAGTTCTTCGCCCTGTACGGCACGGCCGCGGTGTACTACTGGGTGATCTGCCTGGTGCTGTCGTTCGGTCAGAGCCGCATCGAACGCCGACTGGAAAGGTATGTGGCGCGATGA
- the gluQRS gene encoding tRNA glutamyl-Q(34) synthetase GluQRS codes for MSLAPAGRFAPSPSADLHIGNLRTAVLAWLFARSTGRRFLLRVEDLDDRTFSDIGTRQVDDLAAIGLTWDAPVEWQTGHRDRYDAVIKQLQDDGLLYECYCSRKDIAQAPQAPHAPQGAYPGTCRELTAVERESRRAETGRPPALRLRTDTFVGTVTDLVHGSYTGIVDDFVVRRGDGVPAYNLAVVVDDAASGVDQIVRGDDLLSSSPRQAYLARLLGYPEPTYAHVPLVLNEDGARLAKRDGAVTLAEIGVDRALEQIAGSLGYAATTVAGMLAEFDPAALPRQPWIYQPG; via the coding sequence GTGAGCCTCGCCCCCGCCGGACGGTTCGCGCCGAGCCCGTCGGCCGACCTGCACATCGGCAATCTGCGCACCGCGGTGCTGGCGTGGTTGTTCGCGCGATCGACGGGGCGTCGGTTCCTGCTGCGGGTCGAAGACCTCGACGACCGAACGTTCAGCGACATCGGCACCCGGCAGGTCGATGACCTCGCGGCGATCGGGCTCACCTGGGACGCTCCGGTGGAATGGCAGACGGGCCACCGGGACCGCTACGACGCCGTGATCAAGCAACTGCAGGATGACGGCCTGCTGTACGAATGCTATTGCAGCAGAAAAGATATCGCGCAGGCTCCGCAAGCCCCCCATGCACCTCAGGGCGCCTACCCCGGCACGTGCCGCGAGCTGACCGCCGTCGAGCGCGAGAGCCGCCGGGCCGAGACCGGGCGCCCGCCCGCGCTGCGGCTACGCACCGACACGTTCGTCGGCACGGTCACCGATCTGGTGCACGGCAGCTACACCGGCATCGTCGACGATTTCGTGGTCCGGCGCGGCGACGGTGTACCGGCGTACAACCTGGCGGTGGTGGTCGATGACGCGGCCTCCGGTGTGGATCAGATCGTGCGCGGCGACGACCTGTTGAGTTCGTCGCCGCGCCAGGCGTACCTGGCGCGGCTACTCGGCTACCCGGAGCCCACGTACGCCCATGTGCCACTCGTGCTCAACGAGGACGGCGCGCGGCTGGCCAAACGCGACGGCGCGGTGACGCTCGCCGAGATCGGCGTCGACCGTGCGCTCGAGCAGATCGCCGGCTCACTCGGATACGCGGCGACCACCGTCGCAGGCATGCTGGCCGAGTTCGACCCGGCCGCCCTGCCCCGCCAACCATGGATTTACCAGCCCGGATGA